From Pelosinus fermentans DSM 17108, the proteins below share one genomic window:
- a CDS encoding UxaA family hydrolase, which translates to MNFWGYKRPDEKVGVRNHVLILPTCACSSETCRMVAMQVKGTINISNQNGCAQVEDDLAITKQVLAGLAANPNVYGTVLIGLGCENAQAKDMGKLIRSKTNKPLKTLIIQEEGGTISTIRKAVEYAQQMVEAASALKKEQFPIAELIVGTNCGGSDPTSGLAANPVVGNLSDQLVDLGSTSILCETTEFIGAEHILAKQADTPQIAQQIYDIIKRYEDHLANVGQSLRNGNPSPGNKEGGITTLEEKSLGCIHKGGHRPIVEVLDYAQCPTKKGLVIMDTPGYDIASVTGVAAGGALVMVFTTGRGTPTGNPIIPVIKITANQSTYEKMKDNMDFDASPVIRSEKSIEEMGAELLKEVLAVANGKVVKAEVLGFNEIAISRLCNYV; encoded by the coding sequence ATGAATTTCTGGGGATACAAAAGACCTGATGAAAAAGTAGGTGTTAGAAATCACGTGCTGATACTGCCGACTTGTGCTTGTTCCAGCGAGACTTGTAGAATGGTTGCGATGCAGGTAAAAGGCACAATCAACATTAGCAATCAAAATGGCTGTGCTCAAGTTGAAGATGATTTAGCAATAACGAAACAAGTCTTAGCAGGGCTTGCTGCAAATCCCAATGTATATGGAACTGTACTTATTGGACTTGGATGCGAAAATGCCCAGGCAAAGGACATGGGAAAACTCATTCGTTCAAAAACGAATAAACCTCTTAAAACATTAATCATACAAGAAGAGGGAGGAACTATATCTACGATCAGAAAGGCAGTGGAATATGCACAGCAGATGGTGGAAGCTGCATCAGCATTAAAAAAAGAACAGTTTCCTATTGCTGAGCTTATCGTGGGGACCAATTGTGGCGGATCGGATCCGACATCTGGTTTGGCAGCTAATCCTGTAGTGGGGAATCTTAGCGATCAATTGGTTGATTTAGGCTCCACTTCGATTTTATGTGAAACCACGGAATTTATTGGGGCGGAACATATTTTGGCAAAGCAAGCTGACACGCCTCAAATTGCTCAGCAGATTTATGATATTATTAAACGCTATGAAGATCATTTAGCCAATGTGGGGCAAAGCTTACGCAATGGGAATCCATCACCTGGAAATAAAGAAGGTGGTATCACAACATTAGAAGAAAAATCATTAGGGTGCATTCATAAAGGGGGGCATAGACCTATTGTAGAGGTTTTGGACTACGCCCAATGCCCCACGAAAAAGGGCTTAGTGATTATGGATACCCCAGGGTACGATATTGCATCTGTAACGGGAGTTGCTGCGGGAGGAGCCCTGGTTATGGTCTTCACTACCGGCAGAGGGACGCCAACAGGAAATCCTATTATTCCAGTGATAAAAATCACAGCAAATCAATCCACATATGAAAAGATGAAAGATAATATGGATTTTGATGCCAGCCCTGTTATTCGCAGTGAAAAATCAATTGAAGAAATGGGAGCAGAGCTTCTTAAAGAAGTCCTTGCTGTTGCTAATGGAAAGGTTGTTAAAGCAGAAGTATTAGGCTTTAATGAAATTGCTATTAGCAGGCTGTGCAACTATGTGTAA
- a CDS encoding MFS transporter: MNKHVSEKRTNVRWVIAIFMWAAIAINYLDRTVMSAAAPSMMKDLNIGPTQMGIVMSSFFWSYAFFQIPSGWLADRIGQRVCLAGSVVWWSLATAVTALAKSANGLIGARIFMGIGEAGAYPCNAGVTAKWFPDKERGRVTAIFDSGTKFGTAFTMPLVAWMVAVYGWQLPFVVCGAVGLIWAVLWMAYYKDPEQHKYVNQAELKYIRDGQAKKEGIDNIQPMKWYELLKYRNVLAMCLGFFLFNYAIYFFITWFPTYLVKDRGMQLMTMGWFAMLPPLCGIIAQWTGGILTDYMYTKTGSLTKARKINMVGGMLLATSIAFAGFAESNTVAIVLLCVSYGGLAFAASAIWCLPGDVAPRNMTSVLGGIQNAASNCGGILGPIVTGYIIATTGSFVTALIISGICCLLGALVYLLMLKDIKPIDVPGASMR; this comes from the coding sequence GTGAACAAACACGTTTCAGAAAAAAGAACAAATGTCCGGTGGGTGATAGCTATATTTATGTGGGCGGCAATTGCCATTAATTATTTAGATCGTACAGTTATGTCTGCAGCAGCACCCAGTATGATGAAAGACTTAAATATTGGCCCAACTCAAATGGGAATTGTAATGTCTTCCTTTTTTTGGAGTTATGCCTTTTTTCAAATTCCTTCTGGTTGGCTGGCAGATCGTATTGGACAGCGGGTATGTTTAGCTGGATCCGTTGTATGGTGGTCTTTGGCTACGGCTGTAACGGCTCTGGCTAAAAGTGCAAATGGCTTAATTGGTGCTCGTATCTTTATGGGTATTGGTGAAGCTGGTGCGTATCCATGTAATGCTGGGGTAACAGCCAAGTGGTTTCCAGATAAAGAGCGTGGGCGAGTAACCGCTATATTCGATAGCGGTACTAAATTTGGTACCGCTTTCACGATGCCGTTAGTAGCTTGGATGGTAGCGGTATATGGTTGGCAATTACCTTTTGTAGTATGCGGCGCTGTTGGATTAATTTGGGCGGTATTATGGATGGCCTATTATAAAGATCCTGAACAACACAAATATGTAAATCAAGCTGAGTTGAAATATATTCGTGACGGTCAAGCAAAAAAAGAAGGTATTGATAATATTCAACCAATGAAATGGTATGAACTTCTCAAATATCGTAACGTTCTTGCAATGTGTTTAGGTTTTTTCTTATTCAATTATGCTATTTATTTCTTCATTACCTGGTTTCCTACCTACTTGGTTAAAGATCGGGGCATGCAGCTTATGACTATGGGATGGTTTGCCATGTTGCCACCTTTATGCGGTATTATAGCCCAGTGGACTGGTGGTATCTTGACTGACTATATGTATACGAAGACAGGATCACTAACAAAAGCGCGGAAGATTAATATGGTTGGAGGCATGCTTCTGGCTACATCAATCGCTTTCGCTGGCTTTGCAGAATCCAATACAGTAGCAATAGTACTACTTTGTGTATCTTATGGAGGTCTTGCTTTTGCAGCTAGTGCGATTTGGTGTTTGCCAGGCGATGTTGCTCCTCGTAACATGACCTCAGTGTTGGGTGGTATTCAGAACGCAGCTTCCAATTGTGGTGGTATTCTCGGTCCCATTGTAACGGGATATATAATCGCAACAACAGGTTCTTTTGTTACGGCTCTTATCATTTCAGGTATTTGTTGTCTACTGGGTGCACTTGTATATTTATTGATGCTCAAAGATATTAAACCAATTGATGTTCCTGGAGCGTCTATGAGATAG
- a CDS encoding lactate racemase domain-containing protein yields the protein MDIIQELLQEIPLPRMVKIRQEFIAAEVVDVAGSLQQELVASNVLEQIKPGMSIAIAVGSRGVAEIPTLTRVVVEEIKKHGGRPFLVPSMGSHGGANAEGQKEVLENLGITETVVGCPIRSSMEVVEIGCLENGLPVYIDKFASQADGIVVINRIKPHTAFRGNNESGICKMITIGLGKQKGAESCHAYSFKYMAENILEMAQIALCRMPILFAVGTVENAYDKVAKIVVAPKDEIIEIDRQLLIEAKANMPRIYFDQIDVLIIDRIGKDISGDGMDPNITGRYPTPYASGGPNVSKMVVLDLTERTHGNANGMGTADFTTQKLVDKVNFKMTYANGLTSTVVGPTHMPMVLDTDRDAIRAAIKTCNALDLSKARVVRIKDTLHLGEIWISEELMEEAEKNSSITILSELQEMSFNSAGKLKDLE from the coding sequence TTGGATATTATCCAAGAGCTGCTACAAGAGATTCCTTTACCCCGTATGGTGAAAATACGTCAAGAATTTATTGCTGCTGAAGTGGTTGACGTGGCAGGTTCTTTGCAGCAGGAACTTGTGGCCTCTAATGTACTCGAGCAAATAAAACCTGGAATGAGCATAGCGATTGCTGTTGGCAGTCGTGGTGTTGCAGAAATTCCAACACTCACAAGAGTTGTTGTTGAAGAGATAAAAAAACATGGGGGCCGTCCTTTTTTAGTACCATCTATGGGAAGTCATGGTGGCGCTAATGCTGAAGGGCAAAAGGAAGTTCTAGAAAATCTGGGTATTACTGAAACCGTAGTAGGATGCCCAATTCGATCTTCGATGGAAGTTGTGGAAATTGGCTGCTTAGAAAATGGCTTACCTGTATATATAGACAAATTTGCTTCTCAAGCAGATGGAATTGTCGTAATTAATCGTATAAAGCCCCATACTGCTTTTCGTGGAAATAATGAAAGCGGAATATGTAAAATGATTACGATAGGTCTTGGTAAACAAAAAGGCGCGGAATCTTGTCATGCCTATAGTTTTAAATACATGGCAGAAAATATTTTGGAAATGGCCCAAATTGCTTTATGTAGGATGCCCATTTTATTTGCAGTAGGTACTGTGGAAAATGCCTATGATAAAGTTGCTAAAATTGTCGTGGCTCCTAAAGATGAAATTATTGAAATCGATCGCCAGCTTTTAATTGAAGCTAAAGCCAATATGCCGCGAATTTATTTTGATCAAATTGACGTTCTTATTATTGATCGAATCGGTAAAGATATATCTGGTGACGGTATGGACCCTAATATTACTGGACGCTATCCTACTCCTTATGCCAGTGGAGGTCCTAATGTCTCTAAAATGGTAGTATTGGATCTGACAGAACGCACTCATGGAAATGCAAATGGCATGGGGACGGCTGATTTTACTACTCAAAAATTAGTGGATAAAGTGAATTTTAAAATGACATATGCCAATGGACTGACTTCGACAGTGGTTGGTCCGACACATATGCCAATGGTGCTGGATACGGATCGTGATGCAATTCGCGCTGCAATAAAAACATGTAATGCTCTTGATTTATCAAAAGCTAGGGTTGTAAGAATTAAAGATACATTACATTTAGGAGAAATATGGATATCAGAAGAACTCATGGAGGAAGCTGAGAAGAATTCTTCTATTACTATTTTGAGTGAGCTGCAGGAAATGTCTTTTAATAGTGCTGGAAAGCTCAAGGATTTAGAGTGA
- a CDS encoding sodium:solute symporter family protein has protein sequence MNIQLVIIITYIFVLFGISIYVKRRTESSTGFLFAGRKLTTLLVATNIAGTAIGAASTIGVAENAYQFGIAAGWYNVAWAAGAVLMAMVAAEKYREMDCTTIPELFERYYDKKGRAISVLGMITIQLVITSLQYIAGGAILSSLLPGIFSFQGGMITSAIVFIGTTLIGGLWSSGLSNILSVTLIYIGVLISTVTTVSNQGGLSSMAAALPSNIDWFSPLGGLGLATIIGWFAVMMTQTITAQGPVQVACSAVDGKAAKRGFLWGALLMFPVGFSCAIMGMAARVAHPGMNATLALPQMIMGLDPIVSGLTLAALWAADVATACHILLAAGTLFSQDIYKRFINPNVSDKKYTIVNRYSILGLGILTLWFAFNAVGIVKTMLIGLSLTTAFTLVFLFTMFAPSLCRRNSAFYTTLAGMIALFAWQMFPAVQIFAHPIYMEWLVCLITFFIVAAVDKEKIKVVEKKAVA, from the coding sequence ATGAATATTCAATTGGTTATCATTATTACTTATATTTTTGTTTTATTTGGTATTAGTATTTATGTAAAACGGAGGACTGAAAGTAGTACAGGTTTTCTGTTTGCTGGGCGAAAGCTTACTACTTTGCTGGTTGCGACAAATATCGCGGGTACAGCGATTGGTGCTGCTTCGACAATTGGTGTTGCAGAAAATGCATATCAGTTTGGCATCGCTGCTGGATGGTATAATGTCGCTTGGGCTGCAGGAGCCGTATTGATGGCAATGGTAGCAGCTGAAAAATACAGAGAAATGGATTGTACTACGATTCCGGAATTATTTGAACGCTATTATGATAAAAAAGGGCGAGCAATCAGTGTTTTGGGGATGATTACGATCCAACTGGTAATCACCTCATTACAGTACATTGCTGGCGGAGCGATTTTATCTTCTCTTCTGCCTGGTATATTTTCTTTTCAAGGTGGCATGATAACCAGTGCCATAGTCTTTATTGGAACGACTCTAATCGGTGGATTATGGTCGTCAGGCTTGTCGAATATTTTAAGTGTAACTTTGATTTATATTGGTGTGCTGATCAGTACAGTGACGACTGTTTCCAATCAAGGCGGTTTGAGCAGTATGGCTGCTGCTTTGCCTTCTAATATTGACTGGTTCAGCCCTCTTGGAGGCTTGGGGCTGGCTACTATTATTGGCTGGTTTGCCGTCATGATGACGCAGACGATTACTGCTCAGGGACCAGTACAGGTTGCTTGTTCAGCCGTTGATGGCAAGGCTGCGAAGAGAGGATTTTTATGGGGAGCTCTTTTGATGTTCCCAGTTGGCTTCTCCTGCGCTATTATGGGAATGGCTGCTAGAGTTGCCCATCCAGGTATGAACGCTACATTGGCTCTTCCCCAGATGATTATGGGGCTGGACCCTATCGTGTCTGGTTTGACACTGGCGGCACTTTGGGCAGCAGATGTTGCTACTGCTTGTCATATTTTGCTTGCAGCAGGAACATTATTTTCTCAGGATATTTACAAACGTTTTATCAATCCTAATGTGAGTGACAAGAAATATACGATTGTGAATCGTTATTCCATTCTAGGATTGGGGATTCTTACCTTATGGTTTGCATTTAATGCTGTAGGTATTGTTAAGACGATGCTGATTGGTCTAAGTCTGACTACCGCTTTTACATTGGTGTTTTTGTTTACCATGTTTGCACCGAGTCTTTGCCGTCGTAATTCAGCATTTTATACTACGCTGGCAGGTATGATCGCATTGTTTGCTTGGCAGATGTTCCCGGCAGTTCAAATTTTTGCACATCCCATTTATATGGAATGGCTGGTTTGTCTGATTACGTTCTTTATCGTAGCTGCAGTTGATAAAGAAAAAATTAAAGTTGTTGAAAAGAAGGCGGTTGCTTAA
- a CDS encoding HutP family protein: MEITSIDVGRAAMAMAISEDRQDEQEIRQRLNARGISSVAVDFGGEYLLSVKKIIERAVVAAQRQKLVSANHVGEGAVAGATHAALEQITSKAAGLNVGGKIGIARYGEHICVAIYFGVGVLNLNEVAVGLAHRSLPLGEA, encoded by the coding sequence GTGGAAATTACGAGTATTGATGTGGGAAGAGCGGCGATGGCTATGGCAATTAGTGAAGATCGACAAGATGAACAAGAAATTCGTCAGCGCCTAAATGCTCGTGGTATCTCTTCTGTCGCTGTTGATTTTGGCGGCGAATATTTACTATCTGTCAAGAAAATTATTGAACGTGCAGTGGTAGCAGCCCAGCGCCAGAAGTTGGTGAGTGCCAATCATGTAGGTGAAGGTGCGGTGGCTGGTGCGACTCATGCGGCTCTGGAGCAAATTACGTCGAAAGCCGCTGGACTGAATGTGGGCGGAAAAATCGGAATTGCCCGTTATGGAGAACATATTTGCGTAGCAATTTACTTTGGTGTAGGTGTATTGAATCTTAATGAAGTAGCGGTAGGATTGGCCCATCGTTCTTTGCCATTAGGAGAAGCATAA